A stretch of the Streptomyces venezuelae genome encodes the following:
- a CDS encoding DUF5937 family protein has protein sequence MSVTIDIAGLPAERIAFAPSPLAELCMALHALSQPAHHPGLASWTAATAAALDPCLADRLLECDFLWRSSFADIFMAFARIPDGTGLPAATLAEELDVLDRLDDETFVTAALEHSWPVHYNEGIGPSPLTDAGARARALEAAAALGPGRLEFSTRLLDDTAAVRAWLRRLIEECEAAFFAEMWRRIEPQQTADVRHKTQVLRRKGLPAVLKEVSAALSVDEAGTRITADKLVNGSTTATDPAVGAGLVFVPTHFGWPHLLVLHAPGWRPVVHYPLGSPELATAPGSVELLQRRMEALAHPMRMMLCRSLARASYTTSELANVHGITPPEVSRHLAVLKKAGLLHTRRQGRYAQHQLDLSIVARIGSDFIEGILR, from the coding sequence ATGAGCGTCACCATCGACATTGCCGGGCTCCCGGCGGAGCGGATCGCCTTCGCGCCCTCGCCGCTCGCGGAGCTCTGCATGGCCCTGCACGCGCTCTCCCAGCCCGCCCACCACCCCGGGCTCGCCTCCTGGACCGCCGCCACCGCCGCCGCGCTCGACCCGTGCCTCGCGGACCGGCTGCTGGAGTGCGATTTCCTGTGGCGGAGCTCCTTCGCCGACATCTTCATGGCCTTCGCCAGGATCCCGGACGGCACCGGGCTGCCCGCGGCGACGCTGGCCGAGGAGCTCGACGTACTCGACCGGCTGGACGACGAGACGTTCGTGACGGCCGCCCTGGAGCACTCCTGGCCGGTGCACTACAACGAGGGCATCGGGCCCTCGCCGCTGACGGATGCCGGCGCCCGCGCCAGGGCCCTGGAGGCGGCTGCCGCCCTCGGCCCCGGCCGGCTGGAGTTCTCCACCCGGCTGCTGGACGACACCGCGGCCGTGCGGGCCTGGCTGCGCCGCCTGATCGAGGAGTGCGAGGCGGCCTTCTTCGCGGAGATGTGGCGGCGGATCGAGCCGCAGCAGACCGCCGACGTCCGGCACAAGACGCAGGTGCTGCGCCGCAAGGGGCTGCCGGCGGTGCTGAAGGAGGTCTCGGCGGCGCTCAGCGTGGACGAGGCGGGTACCAGGATCACCGCGGACAAACTGGTCAACGGGTCGACCACCGCCACCGATCCGGCCGTCGGCGCCGGACTGGTCTTCGTCCCCACACACTTCGGCTGGCCGCATCTGCTGGTGCTGCACGCACCCGGCTGGCGCCCGGTGGTGCACTACCCGCTCGGCTCCCCCGAACTGGCCACCGCGCCGGGCTCGGTGGAGCTGCTGCAACGGCGGATGGAGGCCCTGGCCCATCCGATGCGGATGATGCTGTGCCGGAGCCTGGCCCGGGCCTCGTACACGACGAGCGAGCTGGCGAACGTCCATGGGATCACCCCGCCGGAGGTGTCCCGGCACCTGGCCGTGCTGAAGAAGGCCGGGCTGCTGCACACCCGCCGTCAGGGGCGTTATGCCCAGCACCAGTTGGATCTGTCCATAGTTGCGCGGATCGGCTCGGACTTCATCGAGGGCATACTCCGCTAG
- the panC gene encoding pantoate--beta-alanine ligase, whose amino-acid sequence MTTKLIGTGEELHTLPRHGRRAVVMTMGALHEGHATLVRAAREHAGPDGQVVVTVFVNPLQFGAGEDLDRYPRTLDADLRIAEDAGADVVFAPAVDEVYPGGYPQVRISAGPMGTLLEGATRPGHFDGMLTVVAKLLHLTRPDTAFFGQKDAQQLALIRRMVTDLNFPVGIVGVPTVRETDGLALSSRNRYLSAPERRTALALSRALFAGRDRLAAQAALAARAEATGSTEARATALAKLGEARASADAHAVSVAGAGLPDAVRAAARAVLDDAARADVPLVLDYLALVDPADFTEIPADFAGEAVLAVAAKVGTTRLIDNIPLEFGAHA is encoded by the coding sequence ATGACCACCAAGCTGATCGGCACCGGCGAGGAGCTCCACACCCTGCCCCGGCACGGCCGCCGCGCCGTCGTGATGACCATGGGCGCCCTCCACGAGGGCCACGCCACCCTGGTCCGCGCCGCCCGAGAGCACGCCGGCCCCGACGGCCAGGTCGTGGTCACCGTCTTCGTCAACCCGCTCCAGTTCGGGGCCGGCGAGGACCTCGACCGCTACCCCCGCACCCTCGACGCCGACCTCCGGATCGCCGAGGACGCCGGCGCCGACGTGGTCTTCGCCCCCGCCGTCGACGAGGTCTACCCCGGCGGCTACCCGCAGGTACGGATCTCCGCCGGCCCCATGGGCACCCTGCTGGAAGGCGCCACCCGCCCCGGCCACTTCGACGGCATGCTCACCGTCGTCGCCAAGCTCCTCCACCTCACCCGCCCCGACACCGCCTTCTTCGGCCAGAAGGACGCCCAGCAACTCGCCCTGATCCGGCGCATGGTGACGGACCTCAACTTCCCCGTCGGGATCGTCGGCGTGCCCACCGTCCGGGAAACCGACGGGCTCGCCCTGTCCAGCCGCAACCGCTACCTGTCCGCCCCGGAGCGCCGTACCGCGCTGGCCCTCTCCCGGGCCCTGTTCGCCGGCCGCGACCGGCTCGCCGCACAGGCCGCGCTCGCCGCCCGCGCCGAGGCCACCGGCTCCACCGAGGCCCGGGCCACCGCCCTCGCCAAGCTCGGCGAAGCCCGCGCCTCCGCCGACGCGCACGCCGTCTCGGTGGCCGGCGCCGGACTCCCCGACGCCGTACGGGCCGCCGCCCGCGCCGTCCTCGACGACGCGGCCCGCGCCGACGTGCCCCTGGTCCTGGACTACCTCGCCCTCGTCGACCCCGCAGACTTCACCGAGATCCCGGCCGACTTCGCCGGCGAGGCCGTCCTGGCCGTCGCCGCGAAGGTCGGGACCACCCGGCTGATCGACAACATCCCATTGGAGTTCGGAGCACACGCGTGA
- a CDS encoding M28 family metallopeptidase, whose amino-acid sequence MPSRRIAVATATLAAAALVSPLLLAGPAAATSPQSDAARGDALAKKLVKEATGKGANNHLKVFQAIADYNNGTRVAGSKGHEQSAKYVEAVMRASGYKVTRHEFDFVYVETLAEKLTVNGSAGRDVPIKLMTYTASGPEDGVTAQVAVAPVDADGSNGCQPGDFAAGAFTGKIALIKRGGCTFEAKQTNAAAAGAVGAVIYNNTEGALNGTIGDPALGKVPTGGITLAEGEKLAAEATAGPVEVTLDIRELRENRKTYNVVAETRGGDANNTVFLGAHLDSVADGPGINDNGSGSAGILQVAQRLAPSQGKIKNKVKFAWWSAEEFGLLGSEAYVASLTDEQKKQIKLYLNFDMIASPNAAYFVYDGDDSDGVGAGPGPEGSAQIEKGITDFLDSKKIPHEGTDFSGRSDYGPFIEVGIPSGGTFTGAEGIKTEAQAAKFGGQAGVAYDVNYHGEGDDITNIDQKALDINVDVIADAVGHYAFDLAPLSKPVVSQPTDGSAGGGGGLHEGHDHVTQ is encoded by the coding sequence ATGCCCTCACGCCGTATAGCCGTAGCCACCGCCACGCTGGCTGCCGCCGCCCTCGTCTCCCCCCTGCTGCTCGCCGGACCGGCCGCCGCCACCAGCCCGCAGAGTGACGCCGCCCGCGGCGACGCCCTGGCGAAGAAGCTGGTGAAGGAGGCGACCGGCAAGGGAGCCAACAACCACCTCAAGGTGTTCCAGGCCATCGCCGACTACAACAACGGCACCCGGGTCGCCGGTTCGAAGGGCCACGAGCAGTCGGCGAAGTACGTCGAGGCCGTGATGCGGGCTTCCGGCTACAAGGTCACCCGCCACGAGTTCGACTTCGTGTACGTGGAGACGCTCGCGGAGAAGCTGACCGTGAACGGATCGGCCGGACGGGACGTCCCGATCAAGCTGATGACCTACACGGCGAGCGGCCCGGAGGACGGCGTGACCGCTCAGGTCGCCGTCGCCCCCGTGGACGCCGACGGCAGCAACGGCTGCCAGCCCGGCGACTTCGCGGCCGGCGCCTTCACCGGCAAGATCGCCCTGATCAAGCGGGGCGGCTGCACCTTCGAGGCGAAGCAGACGAACGCGGCTGCGGCCGGTGCCGTCGGCGCGGTCATCTACAACAACACCGAGGGAGCCCTCAACGGGACCATCGGCGACCCGGCCCTGGGCAAGGTGCCCACCGGCGGCATCACCCTGGCCGAGGGCGAGAAGCTGGCCGCCGAGGCCACGGCCGGACCGGTCGAGGTGACCCTGGACATCCGTGAGCTGCGGGAGAACCGCAAGACGTACAACGTGGTCGCGGAGACCCGCGGCGGCGACGCGAACAACACGGTGTTCCTCGGCGCCCACCTGGACTCGGTGGCGGACGGTCCCGGCATCAACGACAACGGGTCGGGCTCGGCGGGCATCCTGCAGGTCGCACAGCGCCTCGCACCCAGCCAGGGCAAGATCAAGAACAAGGTCAAGTTCGCCTGGTGGTCGGCCGAGGAGTTCGGACTGCTCGGATCGGAGGCGTACGTCGCCTCGCTGACGGACGAGCAGAAGAAGCAGATCAAGCTCTACCTGAACTTCGACATGATCGCCTCGCCGAACGCGGCGTACTTCGTCTACGACGGTGACGACTCGGACGGCGTCGGCGCGGGTCCCGGCCCGGAGGGCTCGGCGCAGATCGAGAAGGGCATCACCGACTTCCTCGACTCGAAGAAGATCCCGCACGAGGGCACGGACTTCTCCGGCCGCTCCGACTACGGGCCGTTCATCGAGGTGGGCATCCCGTCGGGCGGTACCTTCACCGGCGCGGAGGGCATCAAGACGGAGGCTCAGGCCGCGAAGTTCGGCGGCCAGGCGGGTGTCGCGTACGACGTGAACTACCACGGCGAGGGCGACGACATCACGAACATCGACCAGAAGGCGCTGGACATCAACGTGGACGTCATCGCGGACGCGGTGGGCCACTACGCGTTCGACCTGGCTCCGCTGTCGAAGCCGGTGGTCTCGCAGCCGACCGACGGGTCGGCGGGCGGTGGCGGTGGCCTGCACGAGGGCCACGACCACGTCACGCAGTAG
- a CDS encoding Rossmann-like and DUF2520 domain-containing protein translates to MNATQQARPARLTVGVVGAGRVGPALARALQLAGHRPVAVSGVSDASVRRAAEMLPGVPLVPAAQVLELADLVLLTVPDDALPPLVAGLAETGAVRPGQLLVHTSGRYGTAVLDPARRAGALPLALHPAMTFTGTTVDVDRLAGCSFGVTAPDELRLAAEALVIEMGGEPEWIAEASRPLYHAALALGANHLVTLVAQAMELLRTAGVEHPDRMLGPLLGAALDNALRSGDAALTGPVARGDAGTVAAHVAELRKFAPGTVAGYLAMARTTADRALAQGLLKPELAEDLLDVLADTAADRPDGPDGPDAPPGTGGSRGGDGR, encoded by the coding sequence GTGAACGCAACACAGCAGGCCCGCCCTGCCCGGCTCACCGTCGGTGTCGTCGGCGCCGGCCGCGTCGGCCCCGCGCTGGCACGTGCCCTGCAACTGGCCGGACACCGGCCCGTCGCCGTGTCCGGAGTCTCCGACGCCTCCGTGCGCCGGGCCGCGGAGATGCTGCCCGGCGTACCGCTCGTACCGGCCGCCCAGGTGCTCGAACTGGCGGACCTGGTGCTCCTCACCGTCCCCGACGACGCACTGCCGCCGCTGGTGGCGGGCCTCGCCGAAACCGGCGCGGTCCGGCCCGGCCAGCTGCTCGTCCACACCTCCGGCCGGTACGGGACGGCCGTACTCGACCCCGCCCGCAGGGCCGGCGCCCTGCCACTGGCCCTGCACCCCGCGATGACCTTCACCGGGACCACGGTCGACGTGGACCGGCTGGCCGGCTGCTCCTTCGGGGTCACCGCCCCCGACGAGCTGCGGCTCGCCGCCGAGGCGCTGGTGATCGAGATGGGCGGGGAGCCCGAATGGATCGCGGAAGCCTCCCGCCCGCTCTACCACGCCGCCCTCGCGCTCGGCGCGAACCACCTGGTCACCCTGGTCGCCCAGGCCATGGAACTGCTCCGCACCGCCGGGGTCGAGCACCCCGACCGGATGCTCGGCCCGCTGCTCGGCGCAGCCCTCGACAACGCCCTGCGGTCCGGGGACGCCGCCCTGACCGGGCCGGTGGCCCGCGGTGATGCCGGGACCGTCGCCGCCCATGTCGCGGAACTGCGCAAGTTCGCCCCCGGCACCGTCGCCGGGTACCTCGCGATGGCTCGTACCACCGCCGACCGCGCCCTCGCCCAGGGCCTGCTCAAGCCCGAACTCGCCGAGGACCTGCTCGACGTCCTGGCGGACACCGCAGCGGACCGGCCGGACGGACCGGACGGGCCCGATGCCCCGCCCGGTACCGGCGGATCCCGAGGAGGGGACGGACGATGA
- a CDS encoding threonine aldolase family protein — protein MSDEDTNKQERWTAAWRKARRSLSRSVREPGLGELLERLTGLDYDPDQPVDLYGDGVVADLERRVAELLGTQDAAFFPSGTMAQQVALRCWAGRTGNPLVALHPLSHPEMWEGGALSAVSGLRTTHPTRSRRQPTAEEVRDLPEPFGTLMVELPLRDAGFLLPSWEELEELVEAAREREAVVHFDGARLWETTVHFGRPLSEIAGLADSVYVSFYKSLGGLSGAALAGPRDFVAETRVWRHRYGGQIFQQFPQALAALAGLDRELPRLPSYVAQARRVAEALGAGFAEAGVPWFRVHPEVPHTHQFQVWLPYDADRLTEASVRQAEETGTALFRVWSPDGPPGLAVTEVTVTEPGLSWTAEDVRAAVAEFTARL, from the coding sequence ATGAGCGACGAGGACACGAACAAGCAGGAGCGGTGGACCGCGGCCTGGCGCAAGGCCCGGCGGTCGCTGAGCCGGAGCGTGCGCGAGCCCGGACTCGGGGAGCTGCTGGAGCGGCTGACCGGGCTGGACTACGACCCGGACCAGCCGGTGGACCTGTACGGCGACGGGGTGGTCGCGGACCTGGAGCGGCGGGTGGCGGAGCTGCTGGGCACCCAGGACGCGGCGTTCTTCCCGTCCGGCACGATGGCCCAGCAGGTGGCCCTGCGCTGCTGGGCGGGCCGGACCGGGAACCCGCTGGTGGCGCTGCACCCGCTCAGCCATCCGGAGATGTGGGAGGGCGGGGCGCTGTCGGCGGTGTCGGGGCTGCGGACCACCCATCCGACGCGCAGCCGGCGGCAGCCGACGGCGGAGGAGGTGCGGGACCTCCCGGAGCCCTTCGGGACGCTGATGGTGGAGCTGCCGCTGCGGGACGCGGGGTTCCTGCTGCCCTCGTGGGAGGAGCTGGAGGAGCTGGTGGAGGCCGCCCGGGAGCGGGAGGCGGTGGTCCACTTCGACGGCGCGCGGCTGTGGGAGACCACCGTGCACTTCGGGCGACCCCTGTCGGAGATCGCCGGGCTCGCGGACAGCGTCTACGTGTCCTTCTACAAGTCGCTGGGCGGGCTGAGCGGAGCCGCGCTGGCCGGGCCGCGGGACTTCGTGGCGGAGACCCGGGTGTGGCGGCACCGGTACGGCGGGCAGATCTTCCAGCAGTTCCCGCAGGCGCTGGCGGCGCTGGCCGGGCTGGACCGGGAGCTGCCGAGGCTGCCGTCGTACGTGGCGCAGGCCCGCAGGGTCGCGGAGGCGCTGGGGGCGGGGTTCGCGGAGGCCGGGGTGCCGTGGTTCAGGGTGCACCCGGAGGTCCCGCACACCCACCAGTTCCAGGTGTGGCTGCCCTATGACGCGGACCGGCTGACCGAGGCGTCGGTGCGGCAGGCGGAGGAGACGGGCACGGCGCTGTTCCGGGTGTGGTCGCCGGACGGTCCGCCGGGGCTGGCGGTGACCGAGGTGACGGTGACGGAGCCGGGGCTGTCGTGGACGGCGGAGGACGTACGGGCGGCCGTGGCGGAGTTCACGGCCCGGCTGTAG
- a CDS encoding SAM-dependent methyltransferase — translation MSTEGTEGTAGTGTEGQPSAGWRAAMESALYGPDGFYVRAGDGSGPAGHFRTSVHASPLYAGAVARLLLRVDEQLGRPAVLDLVDMGAGRAELLTGVLAALPAEVAGRVRAYAVERAARPEGLDPRIRWVPEPPAGAVGLLFANEWLDNVPLDVAEDGRYVLVGRDGTETPGGPVTAADRDWLDRWWPGPGRAEIGRTRDEAWAAAVCSLARGLAVAVDYAHTAGARPAWGTLTGFRAGREVRPVPDGSCDVTAHVALDACAAAGSAALRKRPSGAPAAAGPVPGASGSGVPVPGGPAAGVSAVDGVASGAPVLLTQREALAALGVSGARPPLALASADPAAYVRALASAGEAAELTARGGLGDFLWLAQPVGLAAAWP, via the coding sequence ATGAGCACTGAGGGCACTGAGGGCACTGCGGGCACGGGTACTGAGGGACAGCCGTCGGCCGGGTGGCGGGCCGCCATGGAATCGGCGCTGTACGGGCCGGACGGGTTCTACGTGCGTGCGGGCGACGGCAGCGGGCCGGCCGGGCACTTCCGCACCTCCGTGCACGCGTCCCCGCTGTACGCCGGGGCGGTGGCGCGGCTGCTGCTCCGGGTCGACGAGCAGCTGGGCCGGCCCGCGGTGCTGGACCTGGTGGACATGGGCGCGGGCCGGGCGGAGCTGCTGACCGGGGTCCTCGCGGCGCTGCCGGCGGAGGTGGCCGGGCGGGTGCGGGCGTACGCGGTGGAGCGCGCGGCCCGGCCCGAGGGGCTGGACCCGCGGATCCGGTGGGTCCCCGAACCCCCCGCGGGAGCGGTGGGCCTGCTCTTCGCGAACGAGTGGCTGGACAACGTACCGCTGGACGTGGCGGAGGACGGCCGGTACGTGCTGGTCGGCCGGGACGGTACGGAGACCCCCGGCGGCCCGGTCACGGCCGCCGACCGGGACTGGCTGGACCGCTGGTGGCCGGGCCCGGGCCGGGCGGAGATCGGCCGTACGCGGGACGAGGCCTGGGCCGCGGCGGTGTGCTCCCTGGCCCGGGGCCTGGCGGTGGCGGTGGACTACGCGCACACCGCCGGCGCCAGGCCGGCCTGGGGCACGCTGACCGGCTTCCGCGCCGGCCGGGAGGTCCGGCCGGTCCCGGACGGCAGCTGCGATGTGACGGCCCATGTGGCGCTGGACGCCTGCGCCGCCGCCGGCTCGGCGGCCTTGCGGAAGCGCCCTTCGGGCGCCCCCGCGGCGGCCGGGCCCGTGCCGGGAGCCTCCGGTTCGGGCGTCCCCGTGCCGGGCGGCCCCGCGGCGGGCGTCTCCGCCGTGGACGGCGTCGCGTCCGGCGCGCCCGTGCTGCTGACCCAGCGCGAGGCCCTTGCCGCGCTCGGGGTTTCCGGCGCGCGTCCGCCGCTCGCCCTGGCCTCCGCCGACCCGGCGGCGTACGTCCGGGCCCTCGCCTCGGCCGGCGAGGCGGCCGAGCTCACCGCCCGGGGCGGGCTGGGGGACTTCCTCTGGCTCGCCCAGCCGGTCGGCCTCGCGGCGGCCTGGCCGTAG
- a CDS encoding sensor histidine kinase, whose translation MQRLYDFLRRHPTGVDSFWAVVLFGLGMLQVAGGYDSTGERLTALPTVIALSAAVALRRKWTVPMLWVTAGTGAYQLLTGSLPNPANFAMLIVIYTVAAADVPRWVSRTALGMGLAAPVLAQLRWGLTGSNSSHGEKIFTIVMLMVMFALSWVLGDSVRTRRAYYAQLVERNQRLENERAAQAQVAVAAERARIARELHDVVAHNVSVMVVQADGAAYVMDASPELAKEALQTISGTGRQALAEMRRLLGVLRTGEPQESEDYVPQPDVEQIEVLVEQVRAAGLTVDFAVEGAPRQLPSGVELTAYRIVQEALTNTRKHGGPDARASVRLVYFDDGLGLLVEDDGRGAAHELYEDGGADGAGHGLIGMRERVGMVGGTLDAGPRPGGGFRISALLPLKKQQH comes from the coding sequence GTGCAACGCCTCTACGACTTCCTCCGCAGACACCCGACGGGCGTCGACAGCTTCTGGGCTGTCGTCCTCTTCGGTCTCGGAATGCTGCAGGTCGCCGGGGGCTACGACTCGACGGGCGAGCGGCTGACCGCCCTGCCCACCGTCATCGCGCTGTCCGCCGCCGTCGCCCTGCGCCGCAAGTGGACCGTGCCGATGCTCTGGGTCACCGCCGGCACCGGCGCGTACCAGCTGCTCACCGGCTCCCTGCCGAACCCCGCGAACTTCGCGATGCTCATCGTGATCTACACCGTCGCCGCCGCCGACGTCCCCCGCTGGGTCTCCCGCACCGCCCTCGGGATGGGGCTCGCCGCCCCGGTGCTGGCCCAGCTGCGCTGGGGGCTGACCGGAAGCAACTCCTCCCACGGCGAAAAAATCTTCACCATCGTCATGCTGATGGTGATGTTCGCGCTGTCCTGGGTGCTCGGCGACTCCGTCCGCACCCGCCGCGCCTACTACGCCCAGCTGGTCGAGCGGAACCAGCGGCTGGAAAACGAGCGCGCGGCCCAGGCCCAGGTGGCGGTGGCCGCCGAGCGCGCCCGGATCGCCCGCGAGCTGCACGACGTGGTCGCGCACAACGTGTCGGTGATGGTGGTGCAGGCGGACGGCGCCGCCTATGTCATGGACGCCTCCCCCGAGCTGGCCAAGGAGGCCCTCCAGACCATCTCCGGCACCGGCCGCCAGGCCCTCGCCGAGATGCGCCGGCTGCTGGGCGTGCTGCGCACCGGCGAACCCCAGGAGTCCGAGGACTATGTGCCGCAGCCGGACGTGGAACAGATCGAGGTCCTGGTCGAGCAGGTGCGGGCGGCCGGGCTGACGGTGGACTTCGCGGTCGAGGGGGCACCGCGGCAGCTGCCCAGCGGGGTGGAGCTGACGGCGTACCGGATCGTGCAGGAGGCGCTGACCAATACGCGCAAGCACGGCGGCCCGGACGCCCGGGCCAGCGTCCGGCTGGTGTACTTCGACGACGGGCTCGGCCTGCTGGTCGAGGACGACGGCCGGGGCGCGGCCCACGAGTTGTACGAGGACGGCGGCGCCGACGGCGCCGGGCACGGGCTGATCGGCATGCGCGAACGGGTCGGTATGGTCGGCGGGACCCTGGACGCGGGCCCGCGGCCGGGCGGCGGCTTCCGGATCAGCGCGCTGCTGCCACTGAAGAAGCAGCAACACTGA
- a CDS encoding response regulator transcription factor codes for MSIRVMLVDDQVLLRTGFRMVLAAQPDMEVVAEAGDGLEAIEVLRATKVDVVLMDVRMPRLDGVEATRRICLPEEHPKVIILTTFDLDEYAFSGLKAGASGFMLKDVPPAELLAAIRSVHSGDAVVAPSTTRRLLDRFAPMLPTTTAEPQNKELERLTDREREVMLLVAQGLSNGEIAARLVLSEATVKTHVGRILTKLGLRDRVQVVVLAYETGMVRAGGGGAG; via the coding sequence ATGTCCATCCGAGTGATGCTGGTCGACGATCAGGTGCTGCTGCGCACGGGGTTCCGGATGGTGCTCGCCGCCCAGCCGGACATGGAGGTCGTCGCGGAGGCGGGCGACGGCCTGGAGGCCATCGAGGTACTGCGGGCGACCAAGGTCGACGTGGTGCTGATGGACGTCCGGATGCCCAGGCTCGACGGGGTGGAGGCGACCCGGCGGATCTGTCTGCCGGAGGAGCACCCGAAGGTGATCATCCTGACCACCTTCGACCTGGACGAGTACGCGTTCTCCGGTCTGAAGGCGGGCGCGAGCGGTTTCATGCTGAAGGACGTGCCGCCGGCCGAGCTGCTGGCGGCGATCCGCAGCGTGCACAGCGGTGATGCGGTGGTGGCCCCGTCCACCACCCGGCGCCTGCTGGACCGTTTCGCCCCGATGCTGCCGACGACCACGGCCGAGCCGCAGAACAAGGAGCTGGAGCGGCTGACGGACCGGGAGCGCGAGGTCATGCTGCTGGTGGCGCAGGGCCTGTCGAACGGCGAGATCGCAGCCCGGCTGGTCCTGTCGGAGGCCACCGTCAAAACGCATGTGGGCCGCATCCTGACGAAGCTGGGGCTGCGGGACCGGGTGCAGGTGGTGGTCCTGGCGTACGAGACGGGCATGGTCCGCGCGGGCGGCGGCGGCGCGGGGTAA